A stretch of Streptococcus sp. oral taxon 061 DNA encodes these proteins:
- a CDS encoding helicase BlpT, whose amino-acid sequence MEDKVLLAEAYQLVSELNQTIQNCKQGLPDDLRLQQNIDEILRELKKAEKVDNAILIELETFYQRTSLLIGLGSLKLNDQARTAWRNYDKFHYDHVKHTLTLYGPVFGL is encoded by the coding sequence ATGGAAGACAAAGTTCTTTTAGCTGAAGCCTATCAACTCGTTTCAGAATTAAATCAAACTATACAAAACTGTAAACAAGGATTACCTGATGATCTACGCTTACAGCAAAATATAGATGAGATTCTCAGAGAACTTAAAAAAGCTGAGAAAGTAGACAACGCTATCTTAATTGAACTGGAAACTTTTTACCAACGGACTAGTCTTTTGATTGGACTTGGCTCACTAAAACTAAACGATCAAGCTCGCACTGCTTGGAGAAACTATGACAAGTTCCACTACGATCACGTTAAACATACATTGACACTTTACGGACCTGTTTTTGGTCTTTAA